A window of Euwallacea fornicatus isolate EFF26 chromosome 25, ASM4011564v1, whole genome shotgun sequence contains these coding sequences:
- the LOC136346978 gene encoding adenomatous polyposis coli protein-like isoform X2 yields MSLPVSQYEALLAEVRGLRRKAQRVQQLARPLIGNSSQSIQNEKPLDYTMESLLLNRQHDRSNSPNYDQSSSMSDPDHLSSEDEYRLGTSKDKSLRSTAQMSVSSEPTATIRTEGQAPTESMFHGAWPNVTRVSLWNSEPASLEQSGAVAQNQRKDLGACSSVCQNDVSSVMSFASSSGGVPIDRVLCSPEQKWSSQQLEAKMDVVNRLLSMLGSQDHVDMGETLLALSSCPESCLAMRQSGCIPLLVQLVQSDKESENRKKAAQALHNLVNSQPDEKIRKREVRILKLLEDTRRYIECLKYNLEYEGDTCESLSSTQSEDGDKHPVQTVAHLMKLSFDEGHRQAICQLGGIHTLATLVECEHSLHDTATQEGHCVLMRRYACMALTNLTFGDSGNKTLLCSYRDFMRALISQLQSPSDELRQVTASVLRNLSWRADSTSKEILREVGSVTGLMKAAMLKNKENTLKSILSALWNLSAHCTENKSEICAVEGGLAFLVNMLTYKTPSKSLAIIENAGGILRNISSQIAVRDDYRGTLRDHNCLHILLEQLKSPSLTIVSNACGTLWNLSAKNAQDQDTLWQMGAPAMLRSLNHSKHKMIAMGSSAALKNLLSCKPQQSLVHKMDSTALALNLPELPTLGARKQKALMEDLNTTLSETYENIDKDSPVKFTAETSVDITTFVHGTRPKMGKSSPEQLTNAFASLNLNEPSTSYALDARHKSKIPQNYGGSSLPYVPQLSRRSNPTSFLPIKAKFSDHAYNDDTSDQPIDYSRKYSESSGTKPRNIPLEMSKSDERKYSDKKEADDFDIGYTETDLDQPTDYSLRYAEDDSDSEICSKITKQEFVQDTVKTYCTEGTPYETPFVFSNATSMSDLRNVGTIDVKTEINNEITKNVDSKDNKEIKDIEEKDRCSTEDISEIETAAVKPQKSEFSSGMMSPEKPVNYCEEGTPGYFSRVSSFGSGLDSLPTNETVIKKDAKSEENSNEASSSAQKMIRDEKVTSTPKTPNEAKVVKFEQVRAREVVNYAEQTPLMFSRSSSLASLDSVEQHSIHDDRSSIVSDFSRLTSGIVSPSELPDSPTQTVPSSPRALKQKLDFPGPSKHARQNLEHKQKPPQKSSVFEDNTTKFKEESTPIQFSTATSLSSLTIDDNEDHDSRDKTPDAKLIHQTPKVSIELTTTDEQQQEKKDNEKDTSGFDELNDDSDGDDDDILAACISDGMQSNISVPTATSASNKLPGNAYQYQHQPMKIQGNSTGIPMLRHTTPPRHESVVNTVLISEDPPKRYCTEDTPAELSRAGSHSNLSVLSIPKSKAGDFSSDESSNLSAENENILEECIQSAMPKSKKDLKETSLQSKVSATSILPRRASPPFKHSQHVHSQKASDQHVSAAQKSEESVKVASVFNYKHHPGLERINNPKQKGCDGREAKSKDGDHRETSLPPYVSIKDEVANYEVEDSPCQYSLKSSLSDLTIDGSVAGLKPFPKSPNPAAKPSSAGPSKKPSGSDNRAISNESQRIQNKQQRRESLSSLSSLASNEGDQVLLEECIYAGMPTDKQEEALLNECIQAGMHSVNRSSVPNNMKSFEGDEFLNQNQHISEGENRSKNVNVASVTGSTVVIPPQVSEQCPKISTTVAGVEEGPAPSRSGKNDTENLVSFGQPSRVQDAQRARIGTPPAADTLPDKFSHSEENLLTDQTKSGSSKSVNQFLEGSFENDFTFSNSVNCANLDHEFTRSCEESGNLVDNRMLDPDAMIESLDRFTAELVSQASHLNKEKISSQLDLPNLSNVDDNTWNDDTSQNEVTFPTMSGSAPNVITFGSEQNDGCSGADVVDAGDNHDEGISNDFSSINTSTMTESTLIAIEAARIATVFKKEAEMSQSISIAKSLDLDSVKPPSELNSLTNSTIGGHDRGTPRSPKLVSRKKSLPGSLLVKRALSNSLNHGSSRKSLNNNSIENLDGLDPPSEMQNLVDMDNSITSIASLPHEETELQPEFIINGSVEKLAPDCWPHPIFNVKQQFSIFGQNSSVTDLEMVNPPSIFNDITDMCNSLADVATDVIGTETSVFEDCLTHMAEQTFVDNSLPVDTSEFSDANSITPIQTDNSSVENTPKKTSKTANKIAMTKQRRNLARDRYKTYVVAAEKVMRESMERELLLRDCTEDNSDASTEDYRTVNDRTEPLESSTNATYTITTTKLTPKERRRLNRFRFETQVLDEATIPQHNESVENEKSKSPSGSPSPTRSKLAIRRNFQQKRLENKERFKTHTLSESSFGSPELLAASPSCEGSDIHSLVEKEANLVLKTIRDSKLLHDEMLDSETLSLVSNDEDSEQTFNVNYKTYHKSWSLKKPNVPAIVSQSHGPSLQQNGNSLEQTKSTVEVGELSSLEPRELLSLESVNSDEENCPGQTIVKPKIVKPTVTAASEASDEPENEEPPKGIRGRRKPLYSKTTSGSKVAAKTIKPARTMAASNLVKNVTSTIKSGSALKNVVIAQPHKPAAASKPPVPSQVKSSGYGLMRNSANSSNKGASNSRSSSGNNSPKSSPSHTEKGSSPLERQGTFTKDATSAPTSNAVKQPLRTPAPPSKIPSFARQIARAVTSKIPANINPPNPVGRSSTTAKALSVNRTNKTSRIYNRSTSADSRETAKKIQPSSSTQSLKGESRTPPNGVLKKTGIPSPAPRSNSNVSVASNGSAKKQVTSKIASLWKKVEENRGKQQPVQDKRVWMTPSTVQQNGVKEESNLMVSPVNES; encoded by the exons AATCTATGTTTCATGGAGCTTGGCCGAACGTCACGAGAGTCAGCTTGTGGAATTCTGAGCCTGCCAGTCTGGAGCAGTCTGGTGCTGTAGCACAAAACCAAAGGAAAGACTTGGGTGCTTGTAGTTCGGTCTGTCAAAAC GATGTTTCATCCGTAATGTCTTTTGCGTCGAGCTCAGGGGGAGTACCAATAGATAGAGTTCTGTGTAGCCCCGAGCAAAAGTGGTCTTCCCAGCAGCTAGAAGCCAAAATGGACGTGGTCAATAGATTATTATCCATGTTAGGTAGCCAGGATCATGTCGATATGGGGGAAACTCTGTTGGCCCTAAGTAGTTGCCCAGAAAGTTGCCTGGCAATGAGGCAGTCCG GCTGTATTCCCTTATTAGTTCAATTGGTGCAATCGGATAAAGAAAGTGAAAATAGAAAGAAGGCGGCGCAAGCACTGCACAATCTAGTCAATTCTCAGCCGGACGAAAAAATCAGGAAAAGGGAGGTTCGAATATTGAAATTGTTGGAAGACACAAGGCGGTATATCGAATGTTTAAAGTACAACTTGGAATACGAAGGAGACACCTGTGAAAGTCTTAGTTCTACTCAATCTGAAG aTGGTGATAAACATCCTGTACAGACTGTGGCGCATCTGATGAAACTATCCTTTGATGAAGGCCACAGGCAGGCCATATGTCAACTGGGTGGCATACATACCTTAGCAACGTTAGTCGag tgCGAGCATTCTTTACACGATACCGCAACACAAGAAGGCCATTGCGTGCTCATGCGTAGATACGCATGCATGGCTCTCACAAACCTTACGTTCGGAGATAGTGGAAACAAAACGCTGTTGTGCTCCTATAGGGATTTCATGCGGGCCCTTATCTCTCAGCTTCAAAGTCCTAGTGACGAACTTAGGCAG GTCACCGCTAGTGTCTTAAGAAACTTGTCTTGGAGGGCAGATTCAACCAGTAAGGAAATTCTCAGAGAAGTGGGCAGCGTAACGGGACTAATGAAAGCCGCCATGTTGAAAAACAAGGAGAATACTCTAAAATCCATTTTGTCGGCGCTATGGAACCTGTCGGCACACTGCACTGAAAATAAATCTGAGATATGTGCTGTGGAGGGAGGACTGGCTTTTTTGGTGAACATGTTGACGTACAAAACACCATCGAAGAGTTTGGCCATTATCGAAAACGCCGGTGGTATTTTAAGGAATATTTCTAGTCAGATCGCCGTTCGGGATGATTACAG AGGAACTCTCCGCGATCACAACTGCCTTCACATCCTCCTGGAGCAACTCAAATCGCCCAGTTTAACGATAGTGTCCAATGCTTGCGGCACTCTGTGGAATCTATCGGCGAAAAACGCACAGGATCAAGACACATTGTGGCAAATGGGGGCACCGGCAATGCTGCGCAGCTTGAACCACTCTAAACACAAAATGATTGCAATGGGTTCGAGTGCCGCGCTCAAAAACTTGCTCAGTTGCAAACCACAACAGAGTTTGGTTCACAAAATGGATTCGACCGCACTTGCATTGAATTTACCAGAGCTACCAACGCTGGGGGCCAGGAAGCAAAAGGCGTTGATGGAG GATCTAAACACTACTCTCAGCGAGACATACGAAAACATTGACAAAGATTCCCCGGTGAAGTTTACCGCGGAAACCAGTGTAGATATTACAACGTTTGTGCATGGAACTCGTCCCAAAATGGGTAAAAGCAGTCCGGAGCAATTGACCAACGCATTTGCCAGTCTCAATTTGAACGAACCTTCCACTAGCTATGCTCTCGATGCGAGGCATAAATCCAAAATACCCCAGAACTATG gtGGTTCAAGTCTTCCTTATGTCCCCCAACTCTCTAGGCGTTCAAACCCGACCTCCTTTCTCCCGATAAAGGCAAAATTTTCCGATCATGCATACAATGACGACACTTCTGACCAGCCCATCGATTACAGCCGTAAATACTCGGAAAGTAGCGGGACTAAGCCGAGGAATATCCCTTTGGAAATGTCGAAAAGCGACGAGAGGAAATATAGCGATAAGAAGGAAGCAGACGACTTCGACATTGGGTACACGGAGACGGATCTTGACCAGCCCACTGACTACTCCTTGAGGTATGCCGAGGATGACTCTGATTCGGAGATTTGCAGTAAAATAACGAAGCAGGAATTTGTACAG GACACCGTGAAAACTTACTGCACCGAAGGAACGCCTTACGAGACCCCATTTGTCTTTTCCAACGCAACATCAATGTCGGATTTGAGAAATGTCGGAACGATCGATGTAAAAACCGAAATAAATAACGAAATAACCAAAAATGTCGATTCTAAAGACAACAAGGAAATTAAAGACATTGAAGAAAAGGATCGCTGTTCTACCGAAGATATTTCCGAGATAGAAACTGCTGCAGTGAAGCCGCAAAAGTCGGAATTCAGTTCCGGAATGATGTCACCGGAAAAACCGGTGAATTATTGTGAAGAAGGCACCCCCGGATATTTCTCACGTGTGAGCAGTTTTGGGTCTGGTTTGGACTCGCTGCCTACGAACGAGACTGTTATCAAAAAAGATGCGAAATCGgaagaaaattcaaacgaaGCTTCATCATCTGCACAAAAAATGATTCGAGACGAGAAGGTTACCAGTACGCCGAAAACACCAAATGAAGCCaaagttgtcaaatttgagCAGGTACGAGCGAGAGAG gtGGTGAATTATGCAGAGCAGACGCCATTGATGTTCTCTAGGTCCAGTTCTTTGGCATCTTTAGATAGTGTCGAACAGCACTCCATTCACGATGATCGGAGCTCAATAGTCTCAGATTTCAG TCGACTCACTAGTGGTATAGTGTCACCGAGTGAGCTTCCAGATTCACCGACGCAAACGGTTCCTTCGAGTCCTCGggctttaaaacaaaaattggacTTTCCGGGTCCGTCGAAACACGCCAGACAAAATCTGGAACACAAACAGAAGCCTCCGCAAAAGTCGAGCGTATTTGAAGACAACACCACCAAATTCAAAGAAGAAAGTACTCCGATTCAGTTTTCAACTGCCACAAGCCTGAGTAGTCTTACTATTGATGACAATGAAGATCACGATTCGCGGGATAAA ACTCCCGATGCCAAATTGATCCATCAAACACCAAAAGTCAGCATCGAATTGACGACCACTGACGAACAACAGCaggaaaaaaaagacaatgaAAAAGACACAAGTGGATTCGACGAATTGAATGATGATTCGGATGGCGACGACGATGACATATTGGCTGCATGTATCAGTGACGGCATGCAGTCCAATAT TTCAGTTCCAACTGCCACTTCTGCATCCAACAAATTGCCAGGAAATGCGTATCAGTACCAACATCAACCCATGAAAATACAGGGTAACAGTACAGGTATTCCGATGCTAAGACATACCACCCCGCCGAGGCACGAGTCCGTTGTGAATACTGTTCTGATCTCTGAAGACCCTCCGAAGAGATATTGTACTGAAGACACGCCTGCTGAATTGAGTCGGGCAG GATCGCATTCAAATCTTAGCGTTTTGTCAATTCCAAAAAGCAAGGCTGGGGACTTTTCTTCCGACGAATCGAGTAACTTGTCAgcggaaaatgaaaatattttagaagaGTGCATTCAATCTGCCATGCCCAAATCGAAAAAAGATTTGAAAG agaCGAGTTTACAGTCGAAAGTTTCAGCAACGAGCATCTTGCCGAGGCGTGCATCGCCGCCCTTTAAACACTCCCAACATGTGCACTCGCAAAAAGCGTCCGATCAGCACGTCAGTGCGGCGCAAAAATCCGAAGAATCCGTAAAAGTGGCCTCGGTTTTCAATTATAAACACCATCCAGGTTTAGAAAGGATCAATAACCCTAAACAGAAAGGTTGCGATGGCCGAGAAGCCAAGTCGAAAGATGGAGATCATAGGGAAACATCGTTGCCCCCTTACGTTTCTATAAAGGACGAGGTGGCCAATTATGAAGTAGAGGACAGTCCCTGCCAGTACTCGCTGAAGTCAAGTTTGAGCGATTTGACCATAGATGGAAGTGTGGCCGGATTAAAACC CTTTCCAAAATCGCCGAACCCCGCGGCTAAACCAAGCAGTGCTGGTCCTAGCAAAAAGCCATCTGGGTCGG ATAATCGTGCAATTTCCAACGAATCTCAGAGGATACAGAACAAGCAGCAGCGCAGAGAGTCGCTGTCGTCTTTAAGTTCGCTGGCGTCGAACGAAGGCGATCAGGTTCTTCTAGAAGAATGCATTTATGCTGGAATGCCAACAGATAAACAGGAGGAAGCTCTGCTAAATGAGTGTATTCAAGCTGGGATGCACTCGGTCAACAGGTCATCAGTTCCAAATAATATGAAATCATTCGAAGGGGATGAATTTCTGAATCAGAATCAGCATATTTCTGAAGGTGAAAACAg gtCAAAAAACGTGAATGTTGCGTCTGTTACCGGGAGCACAGTGGTAATCCCACCACAAGTAAGCGAGCAGTGTCCCAAAATATCAACCACGGTGGCAGGCGTAGAAGAAG GTCCCGCACCAAGTCGGAGCGGCAAGAACGACACCGAGAATCTCGTCAGCTTCGGACAGCCGTCGAGAGTGCAGGACGCCCAGCGGGCGAGAATAGGGACCCCCCCGGCAGCAGATACGTTACCGGACAAATTCTCGCATTCCGAAGAGAACTTATTAACCG ATCAAACGAAGAGTGGATCTAGCAAATCCGTCAATCAGTTCTTGGAGGGCAGCTTCGAAAACGACTTTACCTTTTCGAATTCCGTCAATTGCGCCAATCTCGATCATGAATTCACGAGGAGTTGTGAGGAATCAGGCAATCTAGTGGACAACAGAATGTTGGATCCCGATGCCATGATTGAGTCTCTTGACAG GTTCACTGCGGAGCTAGTGAGCCAAGCCAGCCACCTTAACAAAGAAAAGATTAGCAGTCAATTGGACTTGCCCAACTTGTCCAATGTCGATGATAACACTTGGAACGACGACACTTCACAGAATGAGGTGACTTTCCCGACAATGTCCGGCAGCGCGCCCAACGTCATCACTTTCGGAAGTGAGCAGAATGACGGCTGTAGTGGTGCGGATGTCGTTGACGCTGGAGATAATCATGACGAAGGAATTAGTAACGATTTTTCCTCCATTAACACTTCCACCATGACTGAAAGCACCCTGATAGCAATCGAAGCTGCAAGAATTGCTACC gTATTCAAAAAGGAGGCGGAAATGTCGCAAAGTATCTCTATTGCCAAATCTCTAGATTTGGATTCAGTAAAGCCGCCATCGGAACTAAATTCGCTGACAAATAGTACGATCGGGGGGCACGATAGAGGGACTCCCAGAAGTCCGAAACTCGTGTCTAGGAAAAAGTCCCTTCCGGGAAGTTTACTGGTGAAAAGGGCGTTGAGTAATTCCTTAAACCATGGATCTAG TCGCAAAAGCTTGAACAACAACAGCATCGAAAACCTCGACGGTCTGGATCCTCCCTCGGAAATGCAGAACTTGGTGGACATGGACAATAGTATCACCAGTATAGCGAGTTTGCCCCACGAAGAGACCGAACTGCAGCCGGAATTCATCATCAATGGTTCGGTGGAGAAGTTAGCACCAGACTGTTGGCCGCATCCGATTTTTAACGTGAAGCAGCAGTTTTCTATCTTCGGTCAGAACAGTTCCGTAACTGATTTGGAAATGGTGAATCCTCCGTCGATATTCAACGACATCACGGATATGTGCAACTCGTTAGCTGACGTAGCTACTGATGTTATTGGGACGGAAACgagtgtgtttgaggactgtTTAACTCACATGGCTGAGCAGACTTTCGTCGATAATTCCCTACCg GTCGATACAAGCGAGTTCAGCGATGCTAACAGTATAACCCCCATTCAAACAGACAACAGCAGCGTAGAAAACACTCCGAAAAAAACTTCCAAAACCGCGAACAAAATCGCCATGACGAAACAGCGAAGAAACTTAGCCAGAGACCGTTATAAAACGTACGTGGTGGCTGCTGAAAAGGTCATGCGCGAGTCTATGGAACGTGAATTATTGCTACGAGACTGTACAGAAGATAATAGCGATGCTTCCACTGAGGATTACAGAACTGTGAATGACAGAACGGAACCCTTGGAGTCATCAACCAACGCCACGTACACTATTACCACGACCAAACTTACTCCTAAAGAAAGAAGAAGACTGAACAGATTCAGGTTTGAAACACAAGTGTTGGACGAGGCAACTATTCCGCAACATAATGAGAGTGTCGAAAATGAGAAATCGAAGTCGCCTAGCGGAAGCCCCAGCCCCACAAGGAGCAAGCTAGCGATTAGGcgaaatttccaacaaaagaGACTAGAAAACAAAGAGAG gtttAAAACTCATACATTAAGCGAAAGTAGTTTTGGCTCGCCTGAGTTGCTCGCAGCTTCCCCCTCCTGCGAAGGAAGCGATATCCATTCATTGGTGGAAAAAGAGGCTAACTTGGTATTGAAAACTATCAGAGACAGCAAATTACTTCAC GACGAGATGCTGGATAGTGAAACTCTGAGCCTGGTTTCAAATGATGAAGATTCGGAGCAAACCTTCAATGTGAACTACAAGACttatcacaaaagttggagtTTGAAAAAGCCGAACGTCCCGGCCATCGTTTCGCAATCACATGGACCAAGCCTACAACAAAACGGCAATTCTCTTGAACAAACCAAAAGTACCGTGGAAGTCGGAGAACTCTCAAGTTTAGAACCGCGCGAACTTCTCTCTTTAGAAAGCGTTAATTCGGACGAGGAAAATTGTCCGGGGCAAACCATCGTTAAGCCGAAGATTGTCAAACCCACTGTCACTGCGGCGTCCGAGGCTTCGGACGAGCCGGAAAATGAGGAACCGCCCAAAGGGATAAGAGGGAGACGGAAACCGTTGTATTCCAAAACAACGTCGGGCAGCAAAGTGGCGGCGAAGACGATAAAACCAGCAAGAACTATGGCAGCTTCCAATCTTGTTAAGAATGTGACTTCAACGATTAAATCGG gatCCGCCTTGAAAAACGTCGTAATCGCTCAACCTCATAAACCAGCTGCCGCCTCAAAACCGCCAGTACCGAGTCAAGTGAAATCTAGCGGTTACGGATTAATGCGAAATAGCGCCAACTCTAGCAATAAAGGTGCCTCCAACAGTAGAAGCAGCAGTGGAAATAATAGTCCAAAAAGCAGCCCCAGTCACACTGAAAAGGGCAGTTCGCCTTTAGAGCGACAAGGAACCTTCACCAAGGACGCCACCTCCGCACCCACGTCTAATGCTGTGAAGCAGCCATTAAG GACACCCGCTCCTCCGTCGAAAATACCGTCGTTTGCCCGGCAAATTGCGCGTGCAGTGACCAGTAAAATTCCAGCCAATATCAACCCCCCCAACCCAGTTGGTAGATCGAGCACAACAGCGAAGGCTTTGAGTGTCAATCGCACTAATAAAACCTCCAGGATCTACAACAG ATCCACTAGTGCGGACAGTAGGGAAACTGCCAAGAAAATACAGCCTTCTTCATCCACACAAAGCCTAAAGGGCGAGTCCCGGACTCCGCCCAACGGTGTCTTGAAGAAAACTGGCATTCCCAGTCCCGCCCCACGCTCCAACAGTAACGTGAGCGTGGCGTCAAACGGGAGCGCAAAGAAGCAAGTTACCAGTAAAATTGCCAGTTTATGGAAGAAAGTCGAAGAAAACAGAGGAAAACAGCAACCTGTTCAAG ATAAGAGGGTTTGGATGACTCCGTCAACAGTACAACAAAACGGAGTCAAAGAAGAATCAAACTTAATGGTTTCACCCGTTAACGAGTCGTAG